Genomic window (Capricornis sumatraensis isolate serow.1 chromosome 16, serow.2, whole genome shotgun sequence):
tCATGGACACACATGCATGCAGACACACTTgccttgtgtgtgtttgtgatcagctgtgtccaactcttggcaaccccagggAATACaacgcgccaggctcctctgtccacgggagttTTCAagcaaacactggagtgggttgtcgtctcctactccaggggatcttcctgacctgatcaagcccacatctcctgagcCTCTCGCTTTGGCAGGTAGACTCCGCCACTGCGCCATGTGGGAAGCCACGGCATGTACATGTTAGCAAGTCGAATATTCTATCTAAAGTAGAGACCTATTTCCCAATGGATATTTTTTTTAGCCTGGACTTTGCAATGTTAATTTGAAACTAAAATTATGTCCATTTTAGAGTTGTAAAAACTGAGATTCCCACTACTAGGTCATACAACTAGTAAGTGGTCAAATCTGGATTTACACCTGGCTTCCCCATGGTACTTAAACTCTATCCATTGTGATTTATTCCATATATTGCTATATAAatcaatgacttaaaaaaatgttgaacATTAAAGTAGATATCCCAAGCAGCATCTGAACTCACAAGCTGTATAAGTTGTTGGCAGGATTAAGCATGTTAACAAATTCACAGAAAGTagacagtgcttggcacatagctgTGAATACTCGATAAATGACGCGTGGTATTGTCCTAGAATGTGGCTAATGTTATCCTCCTCCCATGAGAGATCGGTGCTCCGTCCAGAATGCGGGTGTCCAGGGCTGAAGAGGGCCGCATAATACATGCGTGCACGTGAAAGGGAGGAAGGGGCCGTCTGCACTGCTGCAGAGTGAGGGGCTGTGCCCAGGCTTCGTACAGTGGTCTGACGATGCCTGCCACTTCAACATCAAGCGGCAGGAAGCGGTGTAAAACCTCTGCCCCGTTGGTGGAGAGCTGTTTTGATATCTAGACAAAGTGGAACCCTTTCGTTGCGCTGGAAACAAAAAGCCATTATTAGTTAGCAATAAAAGGGAAAGCATCAACATTTTGGGTTTCTTTCCTCTGATAGCCATCAAGACCCCGGATGGCCTCCCGAGAAGCTGATGGAGCAGAGCTGCGGGCAGCCCGCGCGGGTGAGGCCCGCGGGCGCCCCGGGGAAGCGGCGGCGGGGGGCAGCTCCGCCTGCCCCCGGTCACAGAACCACCCGGAGGTGCTGCAAGTCCTCGGGGTAAGTCAGGCTCCGTTGGTACATTTCTTCAAGAGGGAAGGCGATGACCATCGCGTGGGGAACCTTGTTTATGTCTCCATGGGGGTTTCTGAGTTCCTCATCACTGGATCGGTAATGTGGTTTAAGAAGACGGGGGCATATTTTGCCCCTGGAGAGGAGAAGCGCGGAGGCATGCCCTCACGGTGGGAGACACCCCGTCGGGGCTGGAGAACGGGCTTCACCGAACTGCGGCCCGAGGCAGGCGGGGAGGCTAGTGGGCCGGtctgtgctcagccgtgtctgctTCACTCTGTGCTGTTCCGAAGGGAGTCTGTGAGGATGGACTCGCTGGGGCGGGAGAGGGGACGATGAGCGTTGCTGTCGGAATCAGTGGGCATCGCAGGGACAAAAGCCTTCCAGAGCAGACTCTTGCCCAGTTAATCTAGGCTTGATTTTTGACCATTTCAAGCACTGATATCTCCTTTTTGAGGAAAATTAAAGTGATCTCTTCTCCAAGTACCATGTGATGTCACTTATGTGTGGAGAGTAAACCATGACGCCAATGAGCCTGCTAGGAAACAGAAGCGGATACAGATAGACTCGTGATTGACaagggctggggggcggggaggggtgaGCTGGGAGCCGGGGTGAGCAGACGCAAACTATGACGTTAATATGCATGTAGGGTGGGTAAACATGGTCCCACTGTAGAGCAGAgggctatattcaatatcctgcagTAAACCACgatgggaaagaaaaaattaagtaaagcGACCTCTCCCCAGTGTGGACCAGCACGTGGTCATTCACGCTTGCTCTTTTTCCCTCCTTTTGCAGGCGGTCCAGATCCTGAATGGAGCAGTAATTCTGGCTCTGGGTGGCTTCATGTATTCCGTACAAAACTTGTCCCATCCCTCCAGTTACTTCTTTTTCTCGGTTGTTTACACAGGTTATTCCACATGGGGGGCTATATTTGTGAGTAGTCAAATTCCGCTGACTGAATCTCATTTCTTAGCTGCCACTACTAGAAAAGTACTTTGGCAACTTTTCCCTCACATTTTAGGAGTGGCTTGGTAAATGTGGGATTTTGAGGCAAAGAATGGACTGGAGTtttgagaatgccatgaacatgTAAAGAATTCCATTTATCAAAATTAGACTCGTGGAACTAATATTACGTCAAAATAGACATTTGTATGTCCATATAGACATTCAGATGTATAAAAGATTTTTAGAACACCTAGTCCAATAAATGAAACACATTGTCTGAAGCTTGGGTAAGAATATGAGAATGATATTAAATATAAgtgaatattatttatatttaatgtaagcACAAGCAGAAAGATAATTATATTACATTGAATATGTGTATTGTTATATGTCAAACGGGGCATATCCATATAACCTGTAAAAGGCCagatacaaaacaaaatgaaagtctTACACACGTATGCAAAATTTAAAGTCATTTAAGATTGTACTTGTATTAAATAATGGGTAAAATCAAGTGTGATTTGTGCTCTCGAATGGGACTTTGAGAGGCTTTGTTACTGCTGGTCGTTATCTGCTAATTAAGACTGCACATCCCTTTCTCTGCTTCACTCCCTATTTTCGAACAGTTCCTTGTTTCGGGAATTTTATCTGTCTTAGCcgggaaaaaacccacaaaaacactGGTAAGTGGCCATTCGCCCTCTTTCTCTGCGATCACAGGAGCAGAAACAACTCATCCATTAGCGATAGGAGAGTAGAGGTTGGTGAGTCCAGCCGAGACCCTGAGCCTTGGGGTGGCGCGCTTTGGCTCACTGATGTCTCTCTAGGACCTAGGCTGTAGCTGGGCGTGTGAAGCCCTTTCCGTGGCTGCTCACCTAGATGAGCTGGAGCCCTAGGAGCGCAGCATGCGCTGCCTGTCTGAAGCGATGACCTCCTCTTCTCTTGCAGCTGGAGAGCAGTTTGGGGATGCACTCTGCCAGTGCCACCGTCGCAGTAGTGGGGATTGTTTTTCTCGCAATGAATTTATTTGCTAACGACCCATTACTCAAGGGCTGTCAGTCTTCCCAGCCACCTGCCTTGTGCACTTACATGGAGGCCTCTTCAAACGTATGTCttataaaattatgtataattaTGAAGTACTTCAGCAATCCAAAGTATACAGGACTAATAATCAGGCACCCTGCTGCCTTGGTTTGAATCTTGGTTCTGCCACTTAGTAGCTTTGCTTTGAAGGAGCAAATAAGATAACCTCTTTGTGTTTCAATTTTATCATCACTGAAATGAGGATGGTAATAGATTAAATTATTATATGTAAAGATTATGTAAATTAATATTTGATAAGTAATGAACACAGTGCATACTGTATTAGATTATtattacatgctgctgctactgctaatgggcttcccaggcggtacctgtggtaaagaacccaccagtcaatgcaggagatatgagatgcaggtttgatccctgggtggggaagatcccctggaggagggcatggcaactcactccagtgttcttgcctagagaatcccatgaacagaggagcctggtgggctacagtccatggggttggaaagattcaGATAGGACTGAAGCGCATTAGCATGCAGCACGCGCTGCTACTGATACTGTTACATTCCCCAGAGAgattacatttaaaaagtttGATTTCACAGTTTTCTTAATGAAACTAACTTGGGAGATTTACAGTTTTCTCTGTGGTCTGGGATTTTCAAACAGTGACTCACTGAAGCTTTGAACggcttttcttttgaatttatttgaGTGTggtattttaaaagggaaaatctTTAATAGCCTTTCCAAAGTAT
Coding sequences:
- the MS4A3 gene encoding membrane-spanning 4-domains subfamily A member 3, giving the protein MASREADGAELRAARAGEARGRPGEAAAGGSSACPRSQNHPEVLQVLGAVQILNGAVILALGGFMYSFLVSGILSVLAGKKPTKTLLESSLGMHSASATVAVVGIVFLAMNLFANDPLLKGCQSSQPPALCTYMEASSNGLISLMLVLTLLELCIACSVVALWLKANCCHLKKVGLFK